A stretch of the Oncorhynchus mykiss isolate Arlee chromosome 23, USDA_OmykA_1.1, whole genome shotgun sequence genome encodes the following:
- the LOC110502390 gene encoding synaptopodin 2-like protein: MVSEEVVITLSGGAPWGFRLQGGVEHQKPLQVAKVRKRSKACKAGLREGDELVSINDQPCGGLSHAQAMTIIDSSPGILHIQVKRAPAGFQSVVLLTRAPSPRIDKEYRATLRAMSPSSRLHHTATVMEVPHGRSSLLSPMVRRCLTSPPGSEAYYGETDSDAEVAANERQRRQKHRNPSNLSGKAFGRASPEGGETSEFSGYDSAPDARVYPGILDGRGGGEGLPGVARREVIYQPPPGMWSSQTSTETSSIISSAEDQVSGQDRVMEEDRTFQEPSNVVPLVSPERAKEAMQLSSRRQMVPMVGPIDTPLDEELSVTYMDKAKQAKLNRGDTVQDKKVKEARTKCRSIASLLTDAPNPNSKGVLMFKKRRQRSKKYTLTSFGSVDEDMQHNSPEEDGLFPGSESEFDEDGFSAAPDTTWDSDYLDALEKRATAGGERGDGAEDAPSPGLSDISGKGAQLFEQQRKRAAEHAKKVAAAQPQIRTQSPNQLQIQEQPQPYVQSQPQPKTQPQMYQSQQPMAPPPLVAFQEEARSVAEGPMAPAPAAPTAYSMANGDVAYSPVSTAGMVMSPLTVAPNPITTQVSILTTHIPPPQTPLPELSSSSVLNRTARPFNPGFVTNRAATAPVVFRPVVTKSAPRPATSVSIVGPPFSTSSEPPPSGNPAFFSPPSSVSRGPFSTSASALATHPRPAFSVENLAEPPMPSVPQASFTAIPPPPAQFSGGPIPPPPGSFANVPSIPPSSPFSGAPIPQAPVSVAQSAPAPVSFDPIHQPQVSVAQMPQASVSVVPLPNPTTPTPILRSPMSKVPPAPGGRTGILLEARRCSGRRPMFRVPAEKKNSPNPDLLNMVQNLDDRPRYRSYSESVMGFESGAEEDQGAEVCRGRMPPLVAPKPRVIHEAPQIPQEEGKGAQLFARRQSRMDRYVVDTPQETAYRQEVSHPGVGPQDAPNLDINSQWKLSPNIRAPPPIGYNPLLAPSCPVGPQRDTSRSARGDWGGKGGIAFQREGIKALDFMRRQPYQLNSAMFGGSVAKLSAIPSYQDQRQQQGGYTTMVGSTMTPPRQIPVKAARVYEIKRFSTPTPMSAPSLAPTVIAPRSATTLGERLTRSDMISPTPAPLSPPPAPFFAPAPVSASPSVLAPTYSGGLPGLPRINVTPVRNPIPIPAPYPGVSYSGLQGAKQFQSAPELSFLANLPTPLRANAMQAPKPRFIATKVGVQPCVWRPGAM, from the exons ATGGTGTCAGAAGAAGTTGTAATCACCTTGTCCGGTGGAGCACCATGGGGCTTTCGTCTCCAGGGGGGCGTGGAGCACCAGAAACCACTTCAGGTGGCCAAG GTGCGTAAGCGCAGTAAGGCGTGCAAAGCAGGACTGCGGGAGGGTGATGAGCTGGTGTCCATCAACGACCAGCCATGTGGAGGTCTGTCCCACGCCCAGGCCATGACCATAATCGACAGCTCCCCAGGAATACTACACATCCAGGTCAAGAG GGCGCCGGCAGGCTTCCAGTCCGTGGTGCTATTGACCCGCGCCCCATCACCCCGTATCGACAAAGAGTACCGAGCCACCCTGCGCGCCATGTCCCCCTCCTCCAGACTGCACCACACAGCCACTGTCATGGAGGTCCCCCATGGCAGGTCCTCCCTCCTATCCCCCATGGTGCGCAGATGCCTCACCTCGCCCCCAGGCAGCGAGGCCTACTACGGGGAGACAGACAGTGACGCAGAAGTGGCGGCCAACGAGAGGCAGAGGAGGCAGAAGCACAGAAATCCCAGCAACTTATCCGGAAAAGCCTTCGGTAGAGCATCCCCGGAGGGAGGGGAGACCTCAGAGTTTAGCGGCTATGACAGTGCCCCAGATGCCCGGGTCTACCCAGGCATACTGGATggcagaggagggggggagggccTGCCAGGGGTGGCCCGCAGGGAGGTGATCTACCAGCCCCCTCCAGGGATGTGGTCCTCCCAGACCTCCACAGAGACATCCTCCATCATCTCCTCGGCTGAGGAccaggtctcagggcaggacagagTGATGGAGGAGGACAGAACCTTCCAGGAGCCATCCAACGTTGTCCCACTAGTGTCACCCGAGAGGGCAAAGGAGGCCATGCAGCTGAGCTCCCGTAGGCAGATGGTGCCCATGGTGGGGCCTATAGACACCCCTCTGGACGAGGAGCTCAGTGTCACCTACATGGACAAGGCCAAGCAAGCCA AACTGAACCGGGGTGACACGGTTCAAGACAAAAAGGTGAAGGAGGCCAGAACCAAGTGCCGCTCTATCGCCTCCCTTCTGACAGACGCCCCCAACCCCAACTCCAAGGGCGTGCTGATGTTCAAGAAGCGCAGGCAGCGCTCCAAGAAGTACACGTTGACCAGCTTCGGCAGCGTGGACGAGGACATGCAGCACAATTCCCCAGAGGAAGATGGTCTCTTCCCAGGAAGCGAGTCGGAGTTTGATGAGGATGGCTTCTCGGCCGCCCCCGACACCACCTGGGACAGTGACTACCTGGATGCGCTGGAGAAGAGGGCGACCGCAGGTGGAGAGCGAGGGGACGGGGCAGAAGATGCCCCCAGTCCCGGCCTGAGTGACATCTCTGGGAAGGGCGCCCAGCTGTTTGAGCAGCAGAGGAAGAGGGCGGCCGAGCACGCCAAGAAGGTGGCTGCCGCCCAACCTCAGATAAGGACCCAATCACCGAACCAACTACAGATCCAGGAGCAGCCTCAGCCATATGTACAGAGCCAGCCCCAGCCAAAAACACAACCACAGATGTACCAGTCTCAGCAGCCTATGGCACCACCGCCCCTTGTAGCCTTCCAGGAGGAGGCTCGGTCTGTGGCAGAGGGGCCTATGGCACCGGCCCCAGCTGCTCCTACTGCCTACAGCATGGCTAATGGAGACGTCGCCTACTCTCCAGTGAGCACGGCTGGCATGGTGATGTCACCCTTGACTGTGGCACCCAACCCAATCACCACCCAAGTGTCAATCTTAACCACTCACATACCTCCACCCCAAACACCGCTGCCAGAACTCTCCTCCAGCTCTGTTCTCAACAGAACAGCCCGCCCCTTCAACCCAGGGTTCGTGACCAACCGAGCCGCCACCGCTCCTGTTGTGTTCCGCCCCGTCGTCACCAAAAGTGCCCCGCGCCCGGCGACCTCTGTGTCTATTGTAGGACCTCCCTTCTCCACCTCATCAGAGCCGCCTCCAAGTGGTAATCCCGCCTTCTTCTCTCCCCCGTCCTCTGTGTCCAGAGGACCCTTCTCCACCTCAGCCTCAGCACTGGCGACTCATCCTCGTCCTGCCTTCTCTGTGGAGAACCTGGCAGAACCACCCATGCCCTCTGTTCCACAGGCTTCCTTCACAGCCATACCTCCACCCCCAGCACAATTCTCAGGTGGCCCCATACCCCCACCTCCAGGATCATTTGCCAATGTACCCTCAATTCCACCCTCATCACCATTCTCAGGTGCACCCATACCCcaagccccagtctcagtggctCAATCAGCCCCAGCTCCAGTGTCTTTTGACCCCATACACCAACCTCAAGTTTCTGTTGCCCAGATGCCCCAAGCTTCTGTCTCAGTTGTCCCACTCCCAAACCCCACAACTCCAACACCTATACTCAGATCCCCCATGTCCAAGGTCCCACCTGCCCCTGGTGGTCGTACCGGCATCCTCCTGGAGGCTCGTCGGTGCAGCGGCAGGAGGCCCATGTTTCGAGTACCTGCTGAGAAGAAGAACTCTCCCAACCCTGACCTGCTGAACATGGTGCAGAACCTGGATGACAGGCCCCGCTACAGAAGCTACTCAGAGAGTGTGATGGGCTTTGAGTCTGGTGCAGAAGAAGACCAGGGTGCTGAAGTCTGCCGGGGAAGGATGCCTCCACTGGTGGCCCCCAAACCTAGGGTCATCCACGAGGCCCCTCAGATCCCCCAGGAAGAAGGCAAGGGGGCTCAGCTGTTTGCCCGCAGGCAGAGCCGCATGGACCGGTATGTGGTGGACACTCCACAGGAGACCGCCTACCGGCAGGAGGTCTCCCACCCAGGGGTCGGGCCCCAGGATGCTCCCAACCTCGATATCAACTCACAGTGGAAGTTATCCCCCAACATCCGCGCCCCCCCGCCTATCGGCTACAACCCTCTGCTGGCCCCTTCCTGTCCTGTGGGGCCACAGAGAGATACCAGCAGGTCTGCCAGGGGGGACTGGGGAGGTAAAGGAGGGATCGCCTTTCAGAGGGAGGGAATCAAAGCTCTGGATTTCATGAGAAGGCAGCCTTACCAGCTCAACTCAGCTATGTTCGGGGGTAGTGTTGCCAAGCTGTCGGCGATTCCCTCCTACCAAGACCAGAGGCAGCAGCAGGGAGGGTACACTACTATGGTGGGTAGCACCATGACCCCTCCCAGACAGATCCCAGTCAAAGCGGCCCGTGTGTATGAGATCAAACGCTTCTCCACACCCACGCCCATGTCAGCCCCGAGCCTGGCCCCCACCGTAATCGCTCCTCGCTCAGCCACAACGCTGGGAGAGCGCTTGACCCGCTCCGATATGATCTCCCCaacccctgctcctctctccccaccccctgcccCTTTCTTTGCCCCAGCTCCTGTCTCTGCCTCACCTTCCGTCCTTGCTCCTACCTATTCAGGGGGCCTGCCTGGACTGCCCAGAATCAATGTTACCCCTGTCCGcaaccccatccccatcccagcaCCCTATCCTGGAGTGTCCTACAGTGGGCTCCAAGGAGCAAAGCAGTTTCAGAGTGCCCCTGAGCTTAGTTTCCTTGCTAACCTTCCCACTCCCCTAAGGGCGAATGCCATGCAGGCGCCAAAACCCCGCTTCATCGCCACCAAGGTGGGCGTCCAGCCGTGTGTGTGGAGACCAGGTGCCATGTGA